A window of the Chionomys nivalis chromosome 25, mChiNiv1.1, whole genome shotgun sequence genome harbors these coding sequences:
- the LOC130866567 gene encoding small ubiquitin-related modifier 2-like isoform X2 has translation MAEEKPKEGVKTENNDHNNLKVAGQDGSVVQFKIKRHTPLSKLMKAYCERQAQLEMEDEDTIDVFQQQTGGVY, from the exons ATGGCCGAGGAGAAACCCAAGGAAGGAGTCAAGACCGAGAACAACGACCATAATAATTTGAAGGTAGCGGGGCAGGATGGCTCTGTGGTGCAGTTTAAAATTAAGAGGCATACACCACTTAGTAAACTAATGAAAGCCTATTGTGAACGACAGG CACAGTTGGAAATGGAGGATGAAGATACGATTGATGTGTTCCAGCAGCAGACAGGAGGTGTCTACTAA
- the LOC130866567 gene encoding small ubiquitin-related modifier 2-like isoform X1, whose product MAEEKPKEGVKTENNDHNNLKVAGQDGSVVQFKIKRHTPLSKLMKAYCERQGLSTRQLRFRFDGQPINETDTPAQLEMEDEDTIDVFQQQTGGVY is encoded by the coding sequence ATGGCCGAGGAGAAACCCAAGGAAGGAGTCAAGACCGAGAACAACGACCATAATAATTTGAAGGTAGCGGGGCAGGATGGCTCTGTGGTGCAGTTTAAAATTAAGAGGCATACACCACTTAGTAAACTAATGAAAGCCTATTGTGAACGACAGGGTTTGTCAACGAGGCAGCTCAGATTCCGGTTTGATGGGCAGCCAATCAATGAAACAGACACACCAGCACAGTTGGAAATGGAGGATGAAGATACGATTGATGTGTTCCAGCAGCAGACAGGAGGTGTCTACTAA